The Penicillium digitatum chromosome 6, complete sequence genome contains the following window.
GCAGCTGGTAGGTATCTTTCTCTTGATTGCCGATATCGTAGCGCCACAAGAGTCACTGCAATCCACTGTGTCCACCCCGACTAACACCCCCTCTCCTGCTCTCTAGGAAACGCGTTGTCAACAACACCTATCTCCGGTAGCTCTGCTGCCTCGACCGCGATGACTACCACAACCAACCCCGCAGTCTCAACGTCCACTACCCCCGACCTTCCCTCCCGTCCCAGCGCTCTCAACTCCGTAGTCAGCAACACCGCCTCCAACTACTCGCCGTATGGAGCCTCGCGCCTTGGAACAGGCGTGTACGGATCTACATATGGTGGTATGGGTGCCATGGGATCCCCCTACTCCCGCTTCGGCTCCATGGGCGGCATGGGCTCCATGTACGGAGGCGGTGGTTATGGAGGCTACGGAGGTGGCATGTATGGTGGCATGGGCGCTATAGGGGGGATGTACGGCGGCATGCCGGGACAAGATCCCAATGATCCGAACAGCCTGACGAACTCGTTTGGACAGAGCACTCAGGCCACTTTCCACATGATTGAAAATATCGTCGGTGCGTTTGGTGGCTTTGCTCAGATGCTCGAGAGCACGTACATGGCTACGCACAGTTCCTTCTTTGGTTGGTTTTTCTCCggagaaaaatgaaaaaaaaaacaaaacttTTTTTCACATCGCGAACACTCGTTGACTCATTTCTATAGCAATGGTCTCGGTCGCAGAACAACTTGGAAACCTGCGCACCACCCTCGGCTCAGCCCTGGGTATTTTCACTCTCATTCGGTGGTTCCGCACCTTGATCGCTAAGCTTACAGGACGTCCCCCGCCAGCTGATGCGACCGCCCTGACCCCCGCTGCCTTTGCGGCTTTCATGGGTGGCCGCGCGACACTCCCCGATGGCACGCCGGCTCCCGCCAAACCATCCAAGAAGCCCTTCTTCATGTTCCTGATTGCCCTCTTTGGCCTCCCCTACCTCATGGGCAAGCTCATCAAGACCATGGCCCGATCCCAGGAGGAAGAGACGAAGCGCCGCCAACTCGTCGGCCCCAACGGCGAGCCGGGCTCAGCATCGCTCGACCCGTCCAAGCTGGACTTCTGTCGTGTTCTCTACGACTACACCCCCGAGACCCAGGAGAGCAACGGCATCGACCTGGCTGTGAAGAAGGGCGATATCGTCGCCGTCCTCAGCAAGTCTGATCCGATGGGCAATGCCTCCGAGTGGTGGCGTTGCCGTGCCCGCGACGGCCGCGTCGGATATCTCCCCGGTCCATACCTGGAGACCATCCAGCGCCGGCCCAGTCAGAAGGCCATCACCGCAGGCAGCGAGCCTGCTTCTCGCACCACTACCATGAAGAGCGACCCTGTGGCCGAAGGTCGCACACAGAGCCTGCCATCTCTGAGCAAGCCCGAGATTAACAGTAAGATTGGTGATATCTCGCCTGAGAGCTTCCAGAAGAGTACTTTCTACTCATGAGCCATGCCTTTTAGACTTTGCGCGGTACTCAGTCTAGGCCTTGTTCCTCTACTTGTCTTTGTCGTTGCCCCTGTCTTTGGAATGCTAGACAAGTTCCAGCAGGGTATGATTTTCTGATAGTGACGTTAACCGGCCAAACCCTCTCCCTTCGAGCTGTGCTCATCCTTATATATATCCCCCAAGCGTGCCTTTGGATCTTCTCGGTCCTCCTTATGAACTGTGGCCTGCTGAACAGGCCGCAGCCTAGCCGTGATGCTAGTGGTTATCGCCTGGCTACCCAAAGGACCCATGATTTTAAACCCCCAGCCCCCATCACCTGGGCAATCTCCTTGTTTCCCACCTTTTTTCCTTCTCCTTTTGTGGACTTTTCGGAGTAGATTCATTTTGGCGACAGTCCCCTGATTTCCATTTGGCTTTTGTATTTAGTGCAATGCACACACAGAGACACCgcaaccttggaatcctCCCCCTAGTTCTAGTTCGAAACAAAAGCCCCCTCTTTCCCCTTTCGGTATCCACAAAAGTACCACATCCCCCCTGTCCATGCtcaatacggagtactcccaCTCCTATTCATCACCCTCGTGGAATCTCCCTCGTGTGGCCCGCAGTGGGCCATCCCATACCCGTCCCGTCCGCCCCCGGCACATGTTCGTCACCGTCTCCACTGCTTGACACTGACACTTGATACATCGAATATCAATCGAggttttatttttttttggggggggggggttgtttGTGTCCTACATTTGCACTTTGTAAATGTATTTTACCCCCCTATCTGTGCTA
Protein-coding sequences here:
- a CDS encoding Peroxin 13 is translated as MATPSPPKPWERASAAGNALSTTPISGSSAASTAMTTTTNPAVSTSTTPDLPSRPSALNSVVSNTASNYSPYGASRLGTGVYGSTYGGMGAMGSPYSRFGSMGGMGSMYGGGGYGGYGGGMYGGMGAIGGMYGGMPGQDPNDPNSLTNSFGQSTQATFHMIENIVGAFGGFAQMLESTYMATHSSFFAMVSVAEQLGNLRTTLGSALGIFTLIRWFRTLIAKLTGRPPPADATALTPAAFAAFMGGRATLPDGTPAPAKPSKKPFFMFLIALFGLPYLMGKLIKTMARSQEEETKRRQLVGPNGEPGSASLDPSKLDFCRVLYDYTPETQESNGIDLAVKKGDIVAVLSKSDPMGNASEWWRCRARDGRVGYLPGPYLETIQRRPSQKAITAGSEPASRTTTMKSDPVAEGRTQSLPSLSKPEINSKIGDISPESFQKSTFYS